One Halolamina litorea genomic window carries:
- the guaB gene encoding IMP dehydrogenase, with amino-acid sequence MESNESEPFSEKLRVPEALTFDDVLLRPMESRVEPDAADVSTRVSKNVELQIPILSAAMDTVTEAGMAIGMAREGGLGVLHQNMTTDEMEASITQVKRADELVIRRENVVTAAPEATISDVDAMMEREGVSGAPVVDDEDTVLGIISGTDIRPYLEVGESDEVREAMTDEVVTAPEDVSARDALELMYDHKIERVPIVDDEEHLVGLVTMQGILARRENENAARDEDGRLRVGVAVGPFDDERAVTADEAGADVLFIDCAHAHNLNVLDSARAIAETVDADVVVGNVGTKEAAEAAVDFADGLKVGIGPGSICTTRVVSGAGMPQITAVAQVADVASEHDVPVIADGGIRYSGDAIKAIAAGADAVMLGSYFAGTDEAPGRVITMNGKKYKQYRGMGSVGAMQSGGGERYLKEENDEEYVPEGVEAATPYTGTLASELHQLVGGMQSGMGYVGAETIPAFKERAEFVRVSSAGQTEGHPHDVMITDEAPNYSPSE; translated from the coding sequence ATGGAGAGCAACGAGTCGGAACCCTTCTCGGAGAAGCTACGAGTACCGGAGGCACTGACGTTCGACGACGTCCTACTGCGCCCGATGGAGAGCCGCGTCGAACCCGACGCGGCGGACGTGTCGACGCGCGTCTCGAAGAACGTCGAACTCCAGATCCCCATCCTCTCGGCGGCGATGGACACTGTCACCGAGGCCGGCATGGCCATCGGGATGGCCCGCGAGGGCGGCCTGGGCGTCCTCCACCAGAACATGACGACCGACGAGATGGAGGCGTCCATCACGCAGGTCAAGCGCGCCGACGAACTCGTGATCCGACGCGAGAACGTCGTCACCGCCGCCCCGGAGGCGACGATCAGCGACGTCGACGCGATGATGGAGCGCGAGGGCGTCTCCGGCGCGCCCGTCGTCGACGACGAGGACACCGTGCTGGGGATCATCTCCGGCACCGACATCCGTCCCTACCTCGAGGTCGGCGAGAGCGACGAGGTCCGCGAGGCGATGACCGACGAAGTCGTCACCGCCCCCGAGGACGTGAGCGCCCGCGACGCGCTCGAACTGATGTACGACCACAAGATCGAACGCGTCCCCATCGTCGACGACGAGGAGCACCTCGTCGGCCTCGTGACGATGCAGGGGATCCTCGCTCGCCGTGAGAACGAGAACGCCGCCCGCGACGAGGACGGCCGCCTCCGCGTCGGTGTCGCCGTCGGCCCGTTCGACGACGAGCGCGCCGTCACCGCCGACGAGGCGGGCGCCGACGTGCTGTTCATCGACTGTGCCCACGCCCACAACCTCAACGTCCTCGACTCGGCGCGCGCCATCGCCGAGACCGTCGACGCCGACGTGGTCGTCGGCAACGTCGGGACCAAGGAGGCCGCCGAGGCCGCCGTCGACTTCGCCGACGGCCTCAAGGTCGGCATCGGGCCGGGCAGCATCTGCACCACCCGCGTCGTCTCCGGCGCCGGGATGCCCCAGATCACCGCCGTCGCACAGGTCGCCGACGTGGCGAGCGAGCACGACGTGCCCGTCATCGCCGACGGGGGGATCCGCTACTCCGGCGACGCGATCAAGGCCATCGCCGCCGGCGCCGACGCGGTGATGCTCGGCTCCTACTTCGCCGGCACCGACGAGGCGCCCGGCCGCGTCATCACGATGAACGGCAAGAAGTACAAGCAGTACCGCGGGATGGGCTCCGTCGGCGCGATGCAGTCCGGCGGCGGCGAGCGCTACCTCAAGGAGGAGAACGACGAGGAGTACGTCCCCGAGGGCGTCGAGGCGGCGACGCCCTACACGGGCACGCTGGCCTCCGAACTCCACCAGCTCGTCGGCGGCATGCAGTCGGGGATGGGCTACGTCGGCGCCGAAACGATCCCGGCGTTCAAGGAGC
- a CDS encoding DUF5794 domain-containing protein, whose amino-acid sequence MSVSDHPIALRLQQRVGGPTKLLATVMGLPLVDGIFPALVIAGALTTEAGALDPGGVIQTGLLIFGGSATVAVILAEMDGSRAEKVSSVLLLGAVLIPVAVVEAAFAETLRSVLDFATFQRFAAVVILAIAAKTASAEIGTYIPSPGTVIVFGLIASVRPAGAELVVTVEPSTLLAAAGAAGTGVAFALAVALAAPQLRGVVDLDRFRFGSSVALGVLAIEVLGLMPVEQPVALAVLGVSAVFAYDPDAQVGADPGAAASEFDYTVDAQSEDRPVDGPTELTARDYPEDRDETVFGADGGTEVDVEDRPADAPSTDEPERPPYL is encoded by the coding sequence GTGAGTGTCTCTGACCACCCGATAGCGCTTCGCCTCCAGCAACGCGTCGGCGGCCCGACTAAGCTCCTCGCGACCGTCATGGGGCTCCCCCTCGTCGACGGGATCTTCCCCGCGCTGGTCATCGCCGGCGCGCTGACGACCGAAGCCGGCGCCCTCGACCCGGGCGGCGTCATCCAGACCGGCCTCCTCATCTTCGGTGGCTCGGCGACCGTCGCCGTCATCCTCGCCGAGATGGACGGCTCCCGCGCCGAGAAGGTCTCCTCCGTCCTCCTGCTCGGTGCGGTGTTGATCCCGGTCGCCGTCGTCGAGGCGGCGTTCGCGGAGACGCTCCGTTCGGTACTCGACTTCGCTACCTTCCAGCGCTTCGCCGCGGTGGTGATCCTCGCCATCGCCGCCAAGACCGCGAGCGCCGAGATCGGGACCTACATCCCCAGCCCCGGCACCGTGATCGTGTTCGGGCTGATCGCCAGCGTCCGTCCCGCCGGGGCGGAGTTGGTCGTCACCGTCGAACCCTCGACGCTGCTGGCGGCCGCCGGCGCCGCCGGCACGGGCGTCGCGTTCGCCCTCGCCGTCGCGCTCGCGGCGCCGCAGCTACGTGGCGTCGTGGATCTGGACCGCTTCCGCTTCGGGAGTTCGGTGGCACTGGGTGTCCTGGCCATCGAAGTGCTCGGCCTGATGCCCGTCGAACAGCCGGTCGCGCTGGCGGTGCTCGGCGTGAGCGCCGTGTTCGCGTACGACCCCGACGCTCAGGTCGGCGCCGACCCCGGGGCGGCCGCGAGCGAGTTCGACTACACCGTCGACGCCCAGAGCGAGGACCGCCCCGTCGACGGCCCGACTGAGTTGACGGCGCGTGACTACCCCGAGGACCGTGACGAGACCGTCTTCGGTGCCGACGGCGGCACCGAGGTCGACGTCGAGGACCGCCCCGCTGACGCCCCTTCCACCGACGAGCCCGAACGCCCGCCGTACCTGTAA
- a CDS encoding ArsR/SmtB family transcription factor, whose translation MVDLLPSTPDADPDPEPRVLGVDSDEAGETLAALSSDTARSMLRAFHDDPATPSGIADRQDLSLQNAQYHIGKLEDAGLIEPVDTVYSEKGREMQVYGPADAPLIVYAGTEDDTTGLKAALSRLIGAIAALGLTSVLVQAYFGDLSLPFGTASAPPADQGADADLAATASSTPTPTPESGGGISIAEATPTPTAEAVATSTQAAEPTSSAAAQAAISLPPGLLFFLGGLTVLLGVGAVWWLRSR comes from the coding sequence ATGGTCGACCTCCTACCCTCCACCCCGGACGCCGACCCCGACCCCGAACCACGGGTGCTCGGCGTCGACAGCGACGAGGCGGGCGAAACCCTCGCCGCGCTCTCCTCGGACACCGCCCGGTCGATGTTGCGGGCGTTCCACGACGACCCCGCCACCCCCTCGGGCATCGCCGACCGACAGGACCTCTCGCTGCAGAACGCCCAGTACCACATCGGCAAACTCGAAGACGCCGGCCTGATCGAGCCGGTGGACACGGTCTACTCGGAGAAGGGCCGCGAGATGCAGGTGTACGGCCCGGCGGACGCGCCGCTGATCGTCTACGCCGGCACCGAGGACGACACGACCGGCCTGAAAGCCGCCCTCTCCAGACTCATCGGCGCCATCGCGGCGCTGGGGCTGACGAGCGTACTCGTACAGGCGTACTTCGGCGACCTGTCGTTGCCGTTCGGGACCGCCAGCGCCCCGCCGGCCGATCAGGGAGCTGACGCCGACCTCGCGGCGACGGCGTCGTCGACACCGACGCCGACGCCGGAGAGCGGTGGCGGCATAAGCATCGCGGAGGCGACGCCCACGCCGACCGCGGAGGCCGTTGCCACTTCGACGCAGGCCGCCGAGCCGACCAGTTCGGCGGCAGCCCAGGCGGCGATTTCCCTCCCGCCGGGACTCCTCTTCTTCCTCGGCGGGCTGACGGTGTTACTCGGCGTCGGCGCCGTCTGGTGGCTCCGGAGCCGGTGA
- a CDS encoding glycerate kinase type-2 family protein: MFRNRETHARSPAHEVALDCLAAGIRGVDPERATRSALSATDGRLEIASDQRTSVPLADYDRILVLGGGKAAAGMVRAVDDCLGDRITDGLIVVPEDDPEVGESIGAVEIAGGGHPVPTPEGVDATERLLELAESADERTLVLAVVTGGASALLAAPAGDLSVGDLRRTSRALLDSGAEIGEINAVRKHLSRIKGGRLATAVEPGTVVGLAISDVIGDAPSVIGSGPVAPDETTYEDALAVLTRYGVDVPEARTHLDAGSAGDYDETPGRDSTVADAITLVVASNRTAIDAAAEAAREAGYEPCVLSARVRGGARDAAPTHVAIAEEAAVADEPVEPPAVLLSGGETTVDVHGEGEGGPNTEFALAAALALAEAPDDAGATVVVASVDTDGRDGDTDAAGGLIDAGTVTDTDAAREALDRNDSLPFLDARGAALVTGATGTNVDDLRVLVIPDN, from the coding sequence ATGTTCCGGAACCGCGAGACTCACGCCCGATCACCCGCCCACGAGGTGGCCCTCGACTGCCTCGCGGCCGGGATCCGGGGCGTCGACCCCGAGCGTGCGACCCGTAGCGCCCTCTCGGCCACCGACGGCCGCCTCGAAATCGCCAGCGACCAGCGAACGAGCGTCCCCCTCGCCGACTACGATCGGATCCTCGTCCTCGGCGGGGGGAAGGCGGCCGCCGGCATGGTCCGGGCGGTCGACGACTGTCTCGGCGACCGGATCACCGACGGCCTGATCGTCGTCCCGGAGGACGACCCCGAAGTCGGCGAATCGATCGGGGCCGTCGAGATCGCGGGCGGCGGCCACCCCGTTCCCACGCCCGAGGGCGTCGACGCCACCGAACGGCTGCTCGAACTGGCCGAGTCGGCCGACGAGCGGACGCTCGTGCTCGCGGTCGTCACCGGCGGCGCGAGCGCTCTGCTGGCTGCGCCCGCGGGGGACCTCTCCGTGGGTGACCTCCGGCGGACCAGCCGCGCGCTGCTCGACAGCGGCGCAGAGATCGGCGAGATCAACGCGGTCCGCAAGCACCTCTCCCGGATCAAGGGGGGACGGCTCGCGACCGCCGTCGAGCCCGGAACGGTGGTCGGCCTCGCGATCAGTGACGTGATCGGCGACGCGCCCTCCGTGATCGGCTCCGGGCCGGTTGCCCCGGACGAGACCACCTACGAGGACGCGCTGGCGGTCCTCACGCGGTACGGCGTCGACGTGCCGGAGGCCCGTACGCACCTCGACGCCGGTTCGGCGGGCGACTACGACGAGACGCCCGGTCGGGACTCGACGGTCGCCGACGCGATCACGCTCGTCGTCGCCAGCAACCGGACGGCTATCGACGCCGCGGCCGAGGCCGCCCGGGAGGCGGGCTACGAGCCATGCGTGCTCTCCGCTCGTGTGCGTGGCGGTGCCCGCGACGCCGCGCCGACTCACGTCGCCATCGCCGAGGAAGCCGCGGTCGCGGACGAACCGGTCGAACCCCCGGCTGTCCTCCTCTCGGGTGGCGAGACGACGGTCGACGTCCACGGCGAGGGCGAGGGGGGTCCGAACACGGAGTTCGCGCTCGCGGCGGCGCTGGCGCTCGCGGAGGCGCCGGACGACGCGGGTGCCACCGTGGTGGTCGCGAGCGTCGACACCGACGGCCGCGACGGCGACACCGACGCCGCGGGTGGACTGATCGACGCCGGCACCGTCACCGATACCGACGCCGCGCGGGAGGCGCTCGACCGGAACGACTCCCTGCCCTTCCTCGACGCGCGGGGCGCCGCCCTCGTCACCGGCGCGACCGGGACCAACGTCGACGACCTCAGGGTGCTCGTGATCCCGGACAACTGA
- a CDS encoding TraB/GumN family protein, translating to MSESDGSVRVVGTAHVSAESVREVEETIEEEQPDVVAVELDEGRYSQMRGEEPEDLSAGDLLEGNTVFQFLAYWMLSYVQARMGDRFDIQPGAELLAAVETAEEHGIDIELVDRDIQETVRRFWDRMTLFEKLRVVGSLAFGITDPRIGGVTFGLLVGVVVGPLLGIFGGALGITQPLLVSLTGGALLALVSGYLLSEVTFRALEDDALALGVAGGGGFAVGAVGGFGLGLTDPLVTRYLGDFVITAVGSMTLGLGGGLVVGGVVAALMSVFLGSGEPADEELEAFDPQELTDSDVVTAMMEEFRQFSPGGAEALIDERDAFIAHNLVALREQGKDVVAVVGAGHREGIEGYLERPGTLPPKETLTGEEESLLPWGKIIAVGITGAFVAFFVLLAMAGVENRFLLELFAAWFVVNGVFAAGLARLAGARWPSALVGGSVAWLTSVNPLLAPGWFAGYVELRYTTVNVGDIETLNRLLDDQETPIGELIRQMFAVPLFKLIMIVGLTNIGSFIASFLFALYVLPAFFGDIGGVAAVPELLIDGAQNSARTIWGWVA from the coding sequence ATGAGTGAATCGGACGGCAGCGTGCGGGTCGTCGGGACCGCGCACGTCTCCGCCGAGAGCGTCCGGGAGGTCGAGGAGACCATCGAGGAGGAGCAACCGGACGTGGTCGCCGTGGAGTTGGACGAGGGCCGCTACAGCCAGATGCGCGGTGAGGAGCCCGAGGACCTCTCAGCGGGCGACCTGCTGGAGGGCAACACCGTCTTCCAGTTCCTCGCCTACTGGATGCTCTCCTACGTCCAGGCCCGGATGGGCGACCGCTTCGACATCCAGCCCGGCGCCGAGCTACTGGCGGCCGTCGAGACTGCCGAGGAACACGGCATCGATATCGAGCTCGTCGACCGGGACATCCAGGAGACGGTCCGGCGCTTCTGGGACCGTATGACGCTGTTCGAGAAGCTACGGGTGGTCGGCTCGCTGGCGTTCGGGATCACCGATCCCCGGATCGGCGGCGTCACCTTCGGCCTGCTCGTCGGGGTCGTCGTCGGCCCGCTGCTGGGTATCTTCGGCGGTGCGCTCGGGATCACTCAGCCGCTGCTGGTGAGCCTCACCGGCGGGGCGCTGCTGGCGCTGGTCTCGGGCTACCTCCTCTCGGAGGTCACGTTCCGGGCGCTTGAGGACGACGCGCTGGCACTCGGCGTCGCCGGCGGCGGCGGGTTCGCGGTCGGCGCGGTCGGCGGGTTCGGACTCGGGCTGACTGACCCGCTCGTGACCCGTTACCTCGGCGACTTCGTGATCACCGCGGTCGGGTCGATGACGCTCGGGCTCGGCGGGGGGCTCGTCGTCGGTGGCGTCGTCGCCGCCCTGATGAGCGTGTTCCTCGGGAGCGGCGAGCCGGCCGACGAGGAACTGGAGGCGTTCGACCCGCAGGAGCTGACCGACTCCGACGTGGTGACGGCGATGATGGAGGAGTTCCGGCAGTTCTCCCCCGGCGGCGCCGAGGCGCTGATCGACGAGCGCGACGCGTTCATCGCCCACAACCTCGTGGCCCTGCGCGAGCAGGGAAAGGACGTGGTCGCTGTCGTCGGCGCCGGCCACCGGGAGGGGATCGAGGGCTACCTCGAACGCCCCGGGACGCTGCCGCCCAAGGAGACGCTCACGGGCGAGGAAGAGAGCCTCCTCCCGTGGGGGAAGATCATCGCGGTCGGTATCACCGGCGCGTTCGTGGCCTTCTTCGTGCTGCTGGCGATGGCGGGCGTCGAGAACCGCTTCCTGCTCGAACTGTTCGCCGCGTGGTTCGTCGTCAACGGCGTCTTCGCCGCGGGGCTGGCGCGGTTGGCGGGCGCACGCTGGCCGTCGGCGCTGGTCGGCGGCTCGGTCGCGTGGCTCACATCGGTCAATCCGCTGCTGGCCCCGGGCTGGTTCGCGGGCTACGTTGAACTGCGCTACACGACGGTCAACGTCGGCGACATCGAGACGCTGAACCGGCTGCTCGACGATCAGGAGACGCCGATCGGGGAGCTGATCCGGCAGATGTTCGCGGTGCCGCTGTTCAAACTCATCATGATCGTCGGCCTGACGAACATCGGGAGCTTCATCGCTTCGTTCCTGTTCGCGCTTTACGTCCTGCCGGCGTTCTTCGGAGACATCGGCGGCGTGGCGGCGGTCCCCGAACTGCTGATCGACGGGGCCCAGAACAGCGCTCGGACGATCTGGGGGTGGGTCGCATGA
- a CDS encoding metalloprotease, which yields MSAPRGDVDGRGGFEPSLRFSASELQDLLIAWLALGFAFAVFFAGGGNAAVSLITGNPGGFAVALVVSLLTAGVGFLLHELGHKVVAVRYGNVAAFKADYNMLFLAVMSAFLGFIFAAPGAVHHRGRITERQHGLIALAGPVVNLVLAAIFVPIWIGGLVAGIDLLTLLGGRGLAVNLFLAAFNLIPFGALDGKTILDWSKLAWVGAFLPSAAITVFVVFVLGVGF from the coding sequence ATGAGCGCGCCTCGGGGCGACGTCGACGGACGCGGCGGCTTCGAGCCGTCGCTGCGCTTCTCTGCCTCGGAGCTACAGGACCTGCTGATTGCGTGGCTCGCGCTCGGCTTCGCGTTCGCGGTCTTCTTCGCCGGCGGCGGGAACGCCGCCGTCTCGCTGATCACCGGGAACCCCGGCGGCTTCGCCGTCGCGCTCGTCGTCTCGCTGCTGACCGCCGGCGTGGGGTTCCTGCTCCACGAACTCGGCCACAAGGTCGTGGCGGTCAGGTACGGCAACGTCGCCGCGTTCAAAGCTGACTACAACATGCTGTTCCTCGCGGTGATGAGCGCCTTCCTCGGCTTCATCTTCGCCGCGCCGGGTGCAGTCCACCACCGCGGCCGGATCACCGAGCGCCAGCACGGCCTGATCGCGCTGGCCGGCCCGGTCGTCAACCTCGTGCTCGCGGCAATCTTCGTCCCGATCTGGATCGGCGGTCTCGTCGCCGGGATCGACCTGCTGACGCTTCTGGGTGGTCGCGGGCTGGCGGTCAATCTGTTCCTCGCCGCGTTCAACCTCATCCCCTTCGGCGCCCTCGACGGGAAGACCATCCTCGACTGGAGCAAGCTTGCGTGGGTCGGCGCCTTCCTGCCCAGCGCCGCGATCACGGTGTTCGTCGTGTTCGTGCTCGGTGTCGGCTTCTGA
- the purM gene encoding phosphoribosylformylglycinamidine cyclo-ligase: protein MTDEEGLTYADAGVDIADSEAATAALVGAAGAAGEGTDSDYAGLLDIGDRYLALATDGVGTKLLVAEAMRDYSTVGIDCIAMNANDLVAAGVRPVAFVDYLAVDEPDETFAEQVGQGLAAGAEAADLELVGGETAVMPEVIRGLDLAGTCAGLAAKDAVFEGSAEPGDALVGWESSGIHSNGLTLAREAVTREYQYTDPYPGERYDAVGDALLEPTRLYTDLLDPMRAHGVRAAAHVTGGGWTNLDRLGEFHYEIEDPWPPREVFDFVQDLGDVSDEEMHRTFNMGTGFVAAVDPEEADALAGETDGRVIGHVEEGDGVAIRGLEL, encoded by the coding sequence ATGACCGACGAGGAGGGGCTGACCTACGCCGACGCGGGTGTCGACATCGCCGACAGTGAGGCCGCGACGGCGGCGCTGGTCGGGGCCGCCGGCGCCGCCGGGGAAGGCACCGACAGCGACTACGCGGGGCTGCTCGACATCGGCGACCGCTACCTCGCGCTGGCGACCGACGGCGTCGGCACGAAACTGCTCGTGGCCGAGGCCATGCGTGACTACTCGACGGTGGGGATCGACTGCATCGCGATGAACGCCAACGACCTCGTGGCGGCGGGCGTGCGCCCGGTGGCGTTCGTCGACTACCTCGCCGTCGACGAACCCGACGAGACGTTCGCCGAGCAGGTCGGCCAGGGCCTCGCCGCCGGCGCCGAGGCTGCCGACCTCGAACTGGTCGGCGGCGAGACGGCGGTGATGCCGGAAGTGATCCGCGGGCTCGACCTCGCGGGCACCTGCGCGGGGCTCGCTGCGAAGGACGCCGTCTTCGAGGGGAGCGCCGAACCGGGCGACGCGCTCGTGGGCTGGGAGTCCTCGGGCATCCACTCGAACGGCCTCACGCTCGCTCGCGAGGCCGTCACCCGCGAGTACCAGTACACCGACCCCTACCCTGGCGAGCGCTACGACGCCGTCGGCGACGCTCTGCTGGAGCCGACCCGGCTCTACACCGACCTGCTGGACCCGATGCGCGCACACGGCGTCCGCGCGGCGGCCCACGTCACCGGCGGCGGCTGGACGAACCTCGACCGGCTCGGCGAGTTCCACTACGAGATCGAGGACCCGTGGCCGCCGAGAGAGGTCTTTGACTTCGTGCAGGACCTCGGCGACGTGAGCGACGAGGAGATGCACCGGACGTTCAACATGGGCACCGGCTTCGTCGCCGCCGTCGACCCCGAGGAGGCCGACGCGCTGGCCGGCGAGACCGACGGGCGCGTGATCGGGCACGTCGAGGAGGGCGACGGCGTGGCGATCCGCGGGCTGGAGCTATAG
- a CDS encoding CBS domain-containing protein: MELPTPEDLRERRNAVGLTQSALAERADVSQPLIARVENDDVDPRLSTLRRIVEALDAAEGEVVRATDLMHEDVVNVSPDDSVSDAVDLMDEEAFSQLPVIQNGVPVGSISQSDVIHAGENVGDLPVAEVMSESFPTVGADATVDEVRNLLDHYKAVIVTDGGEAVGIITEADIASHLS; encoded by the coding sequence ATGGAACTGCCGACACCCGAGGACCTGCGCGAGCGGCGGAACGCGGTCGGGTTGACCCAGTCCGCACTGGCCGAACGCGCCGACGTGTCCCAGCCGCTGATCGCCCGCGTCGAGAACGACGACGTGGACCCGCGGCTCTCGACGCTCCGACGGATCGTCGAGGCCCTCGACGCCGCCGAGGGCGAGGTCGTCCGCGCCACGGACCTCATGCACGAGGACGTGGTCAACGTCAGCCCGGACGACTCGGTGAGCGACGCGGTCGACCTGATGGACGAGGAGGCGTTCTCACAGCTGCCGGTGATCCAGAACGGCGTCCCGGTGGGATCGATCTCCCAGTCGGACGTGATCCACGCCGGCGAGAACGTCGGCGACCTTCCCGTCGCCGAGGTGATGAGCGAGTCGTTCCCGACCGTCGGCGCCGACGCGACTGTCGACGAGGTCCGGAACCTGCTCGACCACTACAAGGCAGTCATCGTCACCGACGGCGGCGAGGCCGTCGGGATCATCACGGAAGCCGATATCGCCAGCCACCTCTCCTGA
- a CDS encoding DUF555 domain-containing protein: protein MSNYHVVMEAAWLVRDVEDIDDAIGVAVSESGRRLNEADKEYVDVEVGLTDCPACGEPFDSAFIAASSALVGLVLEIDIFNAENEEHATRIAKSEVGGALRDVPLEVIQTIETGEGDDDDE from the coding sequence ATGAGCAACTATCACGTCGTGATGGAGGCAGCGTGGCTCGTGCGAGACGTCGAGGACATCGACGACGCCATCGGCGTCGCCGTCTCGGAGTCGGGTCGCCGACTCAACGAGGCCGACAAGGAGTACGTCGACGTCGAGGTCGGGCTGACCGACTGCCCGGCCTGTGGCGAGCCGTTCGACTCCGCGTTCATCGCCGCGAGCAGCGCCCTCGTCGGACTGGTGCTCGAGATCGACATCTTCAACGCCGAGAACGAGGAGCACGCCACCCGCATCGCCAAGAGCGAGGTCGGGGGCGCCCTGCGTGACGTGCCGCTCGAAGTCATCCAGACCATCGAGACCGGCGAAGGCGACGACGACGACGAGTAA
- a CDS encoding GtrA family protein yields the protein MLRSYLRSLLSGPLAVQLRRYTMVGASTAGVQMLLLWLFVDRGGMNYLVGATIAIEITIVMTYVLNNAWTFAAMQNSGVRAYLTGLLKTNLVRGTAIPIQLGVLYGLVDWLGIQYLLANAVAILLSGVYRYVLDVRWTWGRT from the coding sequence ATGCTCCGTTCGTACTTGCGCAGCCTCCTGAGCGGTCCGCTCGCCGTTCAGCTTCGACGGTACACGATGGTCGGTGCGAGCACCGCCGGCGTCCAGATGCTGTTGCTCTGGCTGTTCGTCGACCGCGGCGGGATGAACTACCTCGTCGGGGCGACCATCGCCATCGAGATCACGATCGTGATGACGTACGTCCTCAACAACGCCTGGACGTTCGCGGCGATGCAGAACTCCGGGGTCCGGGCGTACCTGACGGGGCTGCTCAAGACGAACCTCGTCCGCGGGACCGCCATCCCGATCCAACTCGGCGTGCTCTACGGGCTGGTCGACTGGCTCGGCATCCAGTACCTGCTGGCCAACGCGGTCGCCATCCTCCTCAGCGGTGTCTACCGGTACGTCCTCGACGTGCGGTGGACGTGGGGCCGGACCTGA
- a CDS encoding sulfatase — translation MAHSDISNVVLVTVDSLRADAVGAYDDDRHTPVFDDLAERGTTFDHAFATGNWTPFSFPSILASRPVFADTGRIGVDGVETLAETLADAGVSTAGFNAANGFLTSHWGYDDGFEEFEPFVASVGSSIYSKYLATHPTVEAWLQFATSPIRRLGSWLRGGTDERPFLDTSRMFDVEHAATDYIEGTDGPFFLWLHYMDAHTPYVPAPRYIREVSDGLLGTHRMIHAHTRTGLGWNVGERTLRDLRTLYQAAVRQVDASVGRVLDTLEAAGVAEETAVIVVGDHGEEFQEHGHLAHYPKLYDELIHVPLIVNLPGEDGGRVSQQVGLDGIPPTVAELLGVDAPDSWEGTSFTPSVVDDGPPADEPPADEPVVSVTVRGEEVTSQPIPRSLEDGDLFVSVRDAEWTYIRNVDTGDQELYSRPDDPEQATNLVSDPTPDQQEVIEEFDAIARAHAERLRTHDGAGDDGEVDEDLEHRLEALGYR, via the coding sequence ATGGCTCACTCAGACATCTCGAACGTCGTGCTCGTCACGGTCGACTCGCTGCGAGCGGATGCGGTCGGTGCCTACGACGACGACCGCCACACCCCCGTGTTCGACGACCTTGCCGAGCGCGGGACGACGTTCGACCACGCCTTTGCGACCGGGAACTGGACCCCCTTCTCGTTCCCGTCGATCCTCGCGTCCCGTCCCGTCTTCGCCGACACCGGCCGCATCGGCGTCGACGGCGTCGAGACGCTCGCTGAGACCCTCGCCGACGCCGGGGTCTCGACGGCCGGCTTCAACGCCGCCAACGGCTTCCTGACCTCCCACTGGGGCTACGACGACGGCTTCGAGGAGTTCGAGCCGTTCGTCGCCAGCGTCGGCTCCAGCATCTACAGCAAGTACCTCGCGACCCACCCGACCGTCGAGGCGTGGCTCCAGTTCGCCACCTCGCCGATCCGGCGGCTCGGTTCGTGGCTCCGCGGCGGCACCGACGAGCGACCGTTCCTCGACACCTCGCGGATGTTCGACGTTGAGCACGCCGCGACGGACTACATCGAAGGGACGGACGGTCCGTTCTTCCTCTGGCTCCACTACATGGACGCCCACACGCCGTACGTCCCAGCCCCCCGCTACATCCGGGAGGTCTCCGACGGCCTGCTCGGCACCCACCGGATGATCCACGCCCACACCCGCACGGGGCTTGGCTGGAACGTCGGCGAGCGAACGCTCCGTGACCTCCGCACGCTCTACCAGGCGGCGGTCCGGCAGGTCGACGCCAGCGTCGGCCGCGTGCTCGACACTCTGGAGGCCGCGGGCGTCGCCGAGGAGACGGCGGTCATCGTCGTCGGCGACCACGGTGAGGAGTTCCAGGAACACGGCCACCTCGCTCACTACCCGAAGCTCTACGACGAACTGATCCACGTCCCGCTGATCGTGAACCTCCCCGGCGAGGACGGCGGCCGCGTTTCCCAGCAGGTCGGCCTCGACGGCATCCCGCCGACGGTGGCGGAGCTGTTGGGTGTCGACGCCCCCGACTCGTGGGAGGGAACGAGCTTCACGCCGAGTGTCGTCGACGACGGGCCACCGGCCGACGAACCGCCGGCCGACGAGCCGGTCGTCTCGGTCACGGTCCGGGGCGAGGAGGTGACCAGCCAGCCGATCCCGCGCTCGCTCGAGGACGGCGACCTGTTCGTCAGCGTCCGCGACGCCGAGTGGACCTACATCCGGAACGTCGACACGGGCGACCAGGAGCTCTACAGTCGCCCCGACGACCCCGAGCAGGCGACGAACCTCGTGTCCGATCCCACCCCCGACCAGCAGGAGGTGATCGAGGAGTTCGACGCCATCGCACGCGCCCACGCCGAACGCCTCCGTACCCACGACGGGGCGGGCGACGACGGCGAGGTCGACGAGGACCTCGAACACCGTCTGGAGGCGTTGGGCTACCGATAG